CACCCTGGCAGCCGCCGAAGCCATTCTGTCCAGAACTACTACCCGATACAGCGGGATCTCGACCGCCTCTATTCCACTGCTCTCTAGGCCTTGGACTAGATCCGGTACGGCCTTCTCCGAACGGGGTAGTAAGACACGGCGAGGGTGTAGCGATGCTAGCTCCTCTGCTAGGGCTGCGCCGCGGTACTCCCGTGGCACATAGTCCACGCGGACTCCGTGCCGCTCGAGCACTTGGCGGGTTTTTGGCCCGACTGCTGCTACCCGGACCCTTCCCTGGACCTGTAGCTGGCGTATCTTTTCGAGGAGCTTGGCTAGGAGCTGTGGGGCGCGAGGACTGGTGAATACTATCCAGTCGCTCTTCTCGAGCTCCTTCTCGACTTGCTCGAGTGCCCCGGGTACCGGCTCTACGTCGACTACGGGGATGTGAGCTACTACTGCTACCTCGGCGAGCCGGCCGGGCTCTGAGCCAGGTGGGCGTAGGAGGAGGACGTGGGGCCGCTTCTCTAGCTTAGACGCCAAAGCCTATCCCTCAGCTCTACTGTGCGGCCAAAGATTATGAGTGCTGGAGGCTGGACGCCTGCCTCACGGGCTTTCTCAACTATGTCTCTGAGCTTGCCTGTGACTACCCGCTGTTCTGGCGTCGTAGCCTTCTCGACTATCGCTAC
The window above is part of the Pyrodictium delaneyi genome. Proteins encoded here:
- a CDS encoding uroporphyrinogen-III synthase, which gives rise to MASKLEKRPHVLLLRPPGSEPGRLAEVAVVAHIPVVDVEPVPGALEQVEKELEKSDWIVFTSPRAPQLLAKLLEKIRQLQVQGRVRVAAVGPKTRQVLERHGVRVDYVPREYRGAALAEELASLHPRRVLLPRSEKAVPDLVQGLESSGIEAVEIPLYRVVVLDRMASAAARVADIFDYVVFTSPSIAEAFTKHYPSPSNPGFKPIAIGPTTAKKLKELGYPEVLYPSEYTLDGVTSLIEELEEGQN